The Panicum virgatum strain AP13 chromosome 3N, P.virgatum_v5, whole genome shotgun sequence genome includes the window AAGTGCAAGCGGAGAAGAAGATGGAGATATTTATAACCTTTGCTCGAGGGCAAAATGGGGATTCGATACAAGATTTAGATGAATTTGAACGTTGGCAGTAATGATTAACAGTAATTTCGGAGCAACAGATCtattactccgaaactggggggcatgagttgacaccattttttgacacgtgtcaaggaaggtgatttttgtgaagatGAGGTGGCCGATTTAGGAGAAACCAAAAGTTGAAcagtgttggaatcggccgatggagtccgtccgatgggccagaagaatatgctttgaagatgctgatccgctagctctggtatccggccgatggagagttgccaaTGAAGTcaagagaggaggagaggatccggactctacgagaatcttgatgattcggttgtagtatttaaagtagtttatctttagatagtcttttcttttaagtcaagtaatgtttgccgtaatcggctaggacttgatagcgctaggctatatatatatatatatatcagttgtaagggaccgtagaaacttgatacacatccaatacaacaaactttacaatttctttgtactttttcggcgacttcgccttttctcttctttttttcaacgagttctttcaagttgatcaaggacgtctcataTTCGAgagacttgatttgctggtgagttttcgttttaccgagtatatttgagctttagctaccgggtgcatcgttgtggcttcgttcaaatctattcaaaagttatcgagtttatctaggctttgacttccgggcttatcgctgtcgtctcgtctagatttattcaccaattatcgatatcggctagatttgtaggttttgtATGCTTTtttgccattatcacatctaaaaacatactagatcggctttaggttttggagtgacacttttgttatctcaagagccgttttagatctgtttttagctttgcatcatctaagttacacattcgtagcttagatcttgtcatacacaCATGATCGGCTGTCCAAAAGCCGGTTTTGTTGTCTAGTGTATCAGCTGATCTTGTCGATACGCTCCTTTActacgcgcttgcatttaatatgtTTTTGTCGTCTacagtatcggcaaagcttgccgatacgctcaTATGAGAGATATTCgaaatcccagccgatacgctctcgaatttgactttgttttctcccttgtcaatttcaggtcaaattgactggcacgcttggttgactttccgtgactcggcgaacacttgccctcggattccagtgtgttgatttttgcgtcaacagatCGGTTCGGTTCCTCAGTACTTATACAAATTCGGTTCCTAAAGAACTTGGTACCGATCGGTTCCGCGAAATACTCGGTACCGAAGGATTTCGGTATCAGTAAtttcggttcggtttcggtATTTCCCGAAAGAATCGAACAAATAGATAACAATAGCGCAAAATACCTGGTGCACATCCTCGCTCCCTGGCTCCTAGCGCGGGCTTTGAACATGCAACGACGACGGCGTGCCCGCGTGGGGGCCAGCGGCGAGGTTGTCCTCGTGCTGTGCCAGGTGAGGCGACCGGAGACGCCACGAGCCTGCGAccacgaggacgaggaggcgagAAGCTATGGTGCGACGTGAGGGGCGATGGCCGATGGGGCAGCTCGAGGGCGGGACGACGCGTGGCGCGAGGGCGGGCGGGTGCCAGGGGGCGTCCGTATCTGTGCGTGCGGAGGCCGGGAGGCGGAGCGAGGGCGGACACCAGGGACGCTACGCACAATTTGGAGCAATGCGTGCGGCACGGAGGCGGAGCGATGCGTGCGGCGCAGGGGATGGTGACGACTGGGTGAGAGTGAATGCTGGCTACCTAGGGTTTCAGAATAATGGCTCATAGGCTTCCCTTACGTGGGCTGTTGTTGGGCCTCTTTAAACAAATTCGATACTTCAGTTTCCCTTCGGTAAATTTGGTACAATATTGAATTTCCCTCGGTACTTTGGTTCTCAAGAACTAAGAACCGAACAGGAACCAAATTTTTCggtttcggtatttttcggtgCAGTTTCGGTTCTCGGTATTTCGAGCCCAcggcgacccccccccccccacccctagTCCCCAGATCCCGAGATGTCCCAAAGACTCACAACGATCCTAGAACAGGAGGCAGATCCTAGAATTCAGAAACAGTTCCAAGACAGGAGGCAGCTCTAGCCTTGGGACGGTTGGTTGGGGTGCGTTCGGTCGTTGCAGAAAGCCTGCCGGCCGGCCAGTTGGTAGCTGGCTTTCTCCGTCGTCAGATGCCACATCGTTTGCATGCACGGCTTTCCAAATCCACTATACTAGTAGTATGTCCCAAACGGCTAACGTTTCCGTTGCAAAATAACTGTTTAAAGTTAGTTCAGGATAGAGATTCTTCATGCATGTATGCTAGCTGAATTTCTTACGATCTGGATTACTGATGGAACTGATAAGGTCTGAGAATGTGGTCCTGCCTGCATGCCGTCCTGGTCTATGTTGTGTAACAGTGTGCGAGTGCGACGCAAGCCCTAAAGATTTCTTTCAGAGATCACGTTCACAACATCCTCATTTCTTAACATGTACTACTTGCAATTAAGCTTTGCTTTCTAGAACTTGATCATGCTCTTGCAAATGAAGCGTAGCTGTCCacgctgccggccggccggtgccgGGTATCTCTCTTCAAGTTCTTTATGGGAATGATGTCAGCTTCGGTCACTCCCAGCGATCATGTCAGTTATCAGGCTTTCCATGAACAGCATGCgggaggatcggagaagaggGTGTATATGATCTGACTGATGGCAACTCCACACTGACCATATTGTAGTTTAGTGGAGCACTGACTAGGTTTCGATCCTCCGGCGGCCGTGAAAAAGCTTGGGCCTGACGCTGAACCGACCGTCGGTTGCACTGCTAGAAAACGGCTCATTCGTCCATATACGTTAGTACCGGTTCCATTTTGGTCTGGTACTAACGgctcaatttagtaccgggcggaaCACACAGTGCCTATGGGAAccggttagtaccggctggaaccCCGAGCCGGAACTAAAAAGCGCCACCGAACTGAGCATCGAAACGACTagcgaccatttagtaccggccggtgagTCCAACCAGTACTAAATGGCACCCAAAATATTTAATACCGGATAGAAGCTCCAGCCGGTATAAAAAATAtcctattagtaccgggtggagcCTCCACCCGGTACTAACAACACCACGCAAAAAATATCTCGCCGGGCGAGTGACCAACAGAGGACTTTATCTGTTCATCctttccttctccttttccccACTCTCTTCTCTCGTtccttctcccttctctcctctctcgAGCAGACGGGTGGCCACGGTCTGGCGCAGAGATGCGCACGGCCGCGGCACCGGCGGAGCGCGCGGGCTCGGCACCGGGGGCTCAGccaggcagcggcagcggcagcggcagcggtcgcgacagcggcagcggcggagcgcGCGGGCTCGGCCAGCCAGCGGTGGAGGGGCGCGCGGGCTCGGCACCGGGGGCTCGGCCAGGTGGCGGCGTCGGCCGCGGCACCGGCGGAGCGCGAGGGCTCggcccggcagcggcggccgcgttACCGGCGGAGCCCGCGGGCTCGGCCAACCAGCAATGGCGGGGCGCGCGGGCTCGGCCCCCcagtggcggccgcggcggagcgcgcgggCTCGGCCCCtccagcggcggccgcggcggagcacgcGAGCTCGGCCAGTCGCGGCGGCGGTGACCGAGCGCGCGTGGGTGCGACCTGGCGGCGGAGACGAAAGCCCAGGCATCTGTTCCGCGCGGACCCTTGCAGGCGGGACGGGACCTACGCGCAGCCCAGCCGCGACGGCAGAAGccctggcggccggcggtggcttgGCGCCTGCAGCCATTCCGCGAGGCCCTTGCAGGCGAGCGAGTGGAGCcataaatctttttttttcttatatatAGTTGTTGAATCTTTTCTGGTTGAATCTCACATGTTGTATAATTTGTCTTGTAATCTTAAGTCTCCTGTTGTAATCCAATCCAAATGAAGCTTTTCCGGCTCCTCACCCATTTCTTTCTGCTCAGTTTTTTGTTTCCACCGCATCTGCTTATCTATTTTTTCTTTGTTCTTGATTCTTGAAGAACAGAAGAGAAAGAGGAAGCAGACGGTGGTAGAAAGAAAatcgagaggagagagaaggatgaGAAGCAGGAGAAGCAACCTAATTTTTTTGCGCCAAAATttctttggtaccggctggtattGATAATCGGTACTAAATGtactatttagtaccggtcagcccgaccggtactaaatgcaaaCGCATTTAGTACTGATCGGACAGTACCGGACGGGAAACCAGTACTAACCAGGAGTtcccgcccggtactaatgaCCACTTTTCTTGCAGTGTTGGGTGGTCAGCTCGGTACACGAGCCTGCATGGCCACGAGAAGTGCAGCGCAAGTGCCCAATGCAACCGCTCCCTCCACGACTCCaaacgccgcccgccgccgtccgaAACCACGAGATCGTCGAGGGCTCGAGGCCGGTCGGCATGGAGGCTATAGCTTGCCAAGACGAGATGCTTCGGCTTCAAGCCACCAGATTGATCGGATGCATGCAAACCGCCCGGCCGGCTGGCTGGCCAGCCGCGGTTTACGTTGCAACTAACTGGACTGTAATGTCAGTCACATCGTAACCGACGTTAAATCTTCTGCAGGCCTAGCTAGCTACTGCAAATCCCAGTGCTGCATTCAGCACACTGGCCGTTTGGTTAATTGGAGTCCTCTGGTGCCTAGTGTATTTCAAGATTCAAGAGACATATCTTTATGCATTGGAAACCTCGCAATATGTGCCTAAAGTTATTAATTTTTCTTCTCATTCTCAATTCTTATCAAGCTGAGGTTCTTCTAGTCCAACTTGAATATTcaccgagaaaaaaaaaagtaaattatCAACGAAGTACCTCCAGCCAAAAGGACCATCAGCCAACCATTTGATAAATAACTCTCACAGGGATTGTTccatttccttcttttttttctagtccgtttgaaaattcaaacttTGGACAATAACAcaacatacatttttttttgtaataggGCAACAAACATCCCTTGCCTTTTCTGTATTAGGTCAATATATATGAGGAAAACATTTTTTGCATGTGAAGTTTCCATATAATAGAAATGCTTTTAAAAAGTAAGAATTGCTACATCAGTGGATTAAATATGTCACCAAACATCCCTTGTTAGATACTTTTGTGAATATATATTCTAGTAAGCATGgaagtagagagagagagagagagagatcagagagagagagagagagagagagagagagagagagagagggggggggttCTCTCACCTTAAAGCAATATAGATGTTGTATGTTGATTCAGATGTGTACTAGTTGTTGGTCCCCTAACCTCCAAGGCCTCCCTTGGCTCCCAAGACAGAGCAGGCGGGCATAATGAGACACTTTTCACATGGCCCCAGCTGCCAAAAAAAGGATTTATCAGATCACTAGGTGACATGCATATCCAATCTggcaaagaacaaaaaaaagcaTGAAGCTCCAGCCCtccaacagaaaaaaaaagaagcaggaAGTTCCACTGCAACAACTCCTCGGCTCCATCCAATGAAGCAACAGCCCAGCACCCCAACATACAAAAACTTcgatttcctttctctctctctctgttgtGTTCCCAACAGTGACTTTAATCAATCTTGCTTTGGCAAATCTCATGGAAGATAAATAATTGGAGAAAAAGCTTTGCAGAGAAAAGACGTGGATTTGACCCTGCCGGGGCCATGGTTAACTTGAGAAGTTCACTAAGAAAGTTGCATATGAAGCAGATTGCAGATTGGTGTGGTGCCCGCATGGCAGCAGGAAGGGGAGGAAATCAGCATGGCCTAAAGGGAGGAAAGGCGGCCATAAACAGATGGTTTTGGCACTGGCGTTGGAGGTCCCGTAAAGCTTTCACATGTTCAGTTCAGAGGTGATCCTCCACCATATTACATGCATCATAATTAGTATCTGTTGGGGCACAGCACAATTATGAGATTATCATGTGTATTTTGAATGATTAGTGGCAATGGCATGCAACAGGGTAAGCCCTGGAATTTTGTACACACACTGGAAACACAAGGGGGATTGGGGGAAATGCTGCGTGCATATATATTGACCCACATGGTTTATCGCCTTTGCCGTCAATTAATGAGATGCTGATTGCACTACTCTTTATGTTCAAGAATACAGGAAATTCTGTTTGCTGTGGCTTTGGTCTCCAAAGCTATACTCCCTCGGGTCCAGTCACAAATGAATGATGATTTGGACACGATATGTTCTTCAAAATACAACTTTCATAAGTAGTTTTTGTTATATTTGTAACACACAACAGCAGTTGGTTTCATAAAGAAAAGATATACATTTGAAGTGGTTCACAATTAACAGAGAAGTCACTTCGTCTATAACGATAGTTCCTACAGCTAACATCACAACCTTTAAGACTCCACTTGTTTGTGACTAGAGGGAGTGTCTTGATCATAATCTTATATCAAGATATATATACCCCTTCcttcccaaaaaaaaacaacaaaatgTAAGTCACGTTTCAACCCGGTGCTGTCACCAAGACTACGCTTTAACCTTTAATATCTTTATTATATGGCTCGTGATCCATTATTTATGTTCTATTTCCCCTAATTCTAACTGGTTGGGGTATAAAGGAATTTGCGCTCTTCATATATACATACCCGCATGGTTGGGTATTAATTTCCAGTGATATACTTCTTATCAGTTTTAGTGAGAGATTGAGATAACTTTTTAGCAGGCATCTTTTGAGTCCAATCTTGAGTACTGCGTGTAAGTGTGTTCAAACACAGATAAACAGCACTAGCTAGTAGTTTTGCCATTACTGACACTTGGCTTGGTGAGTCAACCGGACCAGCCAACTTATCTTGTAGTAACAATACTGCGTCGTCAGGTCAGCATTTTCTCATTATTCTACCTACAAGCTTAACTGAAACTCTACGCACCTTTACGTGAAAACGATACTGATATTTCAGGACATGCCTGTAAAAATGTGCTAGCTGCGGCGTTCTGGtgagagctagctagctgctggtAGCTATGTACTAGCCAGCACAGCACAGTAACACATACGCATACGCAGCTGAAACCTATTCCTGTTCAAGCGTTTCTGATGTTTCTAAATTGAATCTAATCGCAACTTGCATCGATCGATCGAGGCAACCACTCGCAGGATCGAGAGCGGCCTGGTCGCGAGTTTTCTATGTACGCCCACCAACCCCGGCCCAGCCAACCACTATCGCCGTGTGACCTCCTACCATGCACGACACCCGGGAGCCGGGATCGAGCGAGCACGCGCGCGCTCTCTTTTAAATTGCCGCTTCGCTCGCCCCAACTCATGCCGCTCACCATCAGCTCGATCTCCATCGATCTCTCCTACCGCCGTCGGCCGCTAATCGAtcgagcagcagctagcagcagcaatggccggcggccgccgtcccCGGCGCCTCTCCCCTGCGTGCCtctttctcgccgccgccgtggccctccTCGCCATGccgggcctcgccgccgcccgcacccgcCGCTACACGTTCAATGTACGTACGCACGCGCCTTCGATTCGGCGTCCAATGCGTGTGTCGTCGTTCTCTCAAGCAACCGGCGGCAATAGCTGATTGCTAGTAGCGAATGGTCTTTTTGTTCACGACGATCGATCCCATTCCCAGGTGACGATGGCGACGGTGACGCGGCTGTGCGTGACCAAGAGCATCCCCACGGTGAACGGGCGGTTCCCGGGGCCCAAGGTCGTCGTGCGAGAGGGCGACCGCCTCGTCGTCCAGGTCCACAACAACATCAACAGCAACGTCACCTTCCACTGGTACGCATGTCATGTGTGGTGATCGATCATATCGATCCTGGCCGGCTAGCTTAGCTTAGCCGATCcgccttgcttgcttgcttgcttgacgCGACCGGTCTCGGCTGGCACGGCTCGGCGCCATGAATGCACGCAGGCACGGCGTCCGGCAGCTGCGCAGCGGGTGGGCGGACGGGCCGTCGTACATCACGCAGTGCCCGATCCGGCCGGGGCAGAGCTACGCCTACGACTTCCGGATCGTGGGGCAGCGCGGCACGCTGTGGTGGCACGCCCACTTCTCCTGGCTCCGCGCCACGCTCTACGGCCCGCTCGTCATCCTCCCGCCGCGCGGCGTCCCCTACCCGTTCCCCAAGCCCGACCGGGAGGCCCCCCTCATGCTCGGCGAGTGGTTCAACGCCGACCCGGAGGCGGTCATCAAGCAGGCGCTGCGGACCGGCGGGGGCCCCAACGTCTCCGACGCCTACACCTTCAACGGCCTGCCGGGCCCCACCTACAACTgctcggcggccgccggcgacgcgttCCGGCTGCGGGTGCGGCCGGGGCGCACGTACATGCTGCGCCTCGTCAACGCGGCGCTCAACGACGAGCTCTTCTTCGCGGTGGCCAACCACACGCTCACGGTGGTGGGGGCGGACGCCAGCTACGTCAAGCCGTTCGCGGCCACCACGCTGGTCATCTCCCCGGGGCAGACCATGGACGTgctgctcgccgcggcggccagcccgcccgcgcccgcgttcGCCATCGTCGTCGCACCCTATACCAACACCGTCGGCACGTTCGACAacaccaccgccgtcgccgccctcgAGTACGCGCcgcagggcgccgccgcgctccggagcctccccgcgccggcgcTCCCGCTGTACAACGACACGGGCGCCGTGGCCAACTTCTCGGCCAAGTTCCGGAGCCTCGCGAGCGCGCGGTACCCGGCGCGGGTGCCGCGGTCGGTGGACCGCAGGTTCTTCTTCGCCGTCGGGCTGGGCGCGGACCCGTGCCGGAGCCGGGTGAACGGGACGTGCCAGGGCCCCAACGGCACCCGGTTCGCGGCGTCCATGAACAACGTGTCCTTCACCATGCCCAAGACCTCCCTCCTCCAGGCGCACTACCAGCGGCGGTACGGCGGCGTGCTCATGGCCAACTtccccgcggcgccgccggtgctGTTCAACTACACCGGCGCGCCGCCCAACAACACGTTCGTGACGCACGGCACCAGGGTGGTGCCGCTCGGCTTCAACACCACCGTCGAGGTGGTGCTGCAGGACACCAGCATCCTGGGCGCCGAGAGCCACCCGGTGCACCTCCACGGCTACGACTTCTTCGTCGTCGGCCAGGGGTTCGGGAACTACGACGCCGCCAACGACACCGCCAGGTACAACCTCGTCGACCCCGTGCAGCGGAACACCGTCAGCGTGCCCACCGCCGGCTGGGTCGCCATCCGCTTCATCGCCGACAACCCCGGTGAGCCGCCAGCTGTGTCTCCTTTGTGTTCACCCCCTGAACGTTGACTACTACTATACTCCTAGCTTTGAAGTTTGCTCCATTGCATCTTAGTAATAACTCGTCGAGCTCCATGACCTCATGCAGGTATCTGGATCATGCATTGCCACCTAGACGTGCACTTGAGCTGGGGCCTGGCCATGGCGTGGCTCGTCAACGACGGGCCGCTGCCGAATCAGAagctgccgcctccgccgtccgaTATCCCCAAGTGCTGATCATGATACGCTCTCCGCAACACTTATCTGTGGCGGTTTTGACCCGTGCAACGCTCGCGCGCATACACGCAGTTTCTTTTTGTGGCGGTCGAGCGCGATCTCGAGGAGGTCCCTCTCTCAATCGGTTGTCCCGTGGACGCCTCGCCCGTTTTGTGATGCTGCCTGATTTTGTTGCGGAGGCACTGCCCTCGGAGACAAACAAGACCGATGTGAGAAGTCCATTGGATGGCGGCATGGCGCTGCTGTGTGATTCTTGTTGCTAtttcttgtccttttttttttgctgttgaAAGTTGCTTGTTGCTATTCTTTGATTCcacttttcgttttttttcaCGCTGGGCATTGTTGTTAGTGTGTACAGTGTATACTAGTACGGTATAATACATGTATCAATCGAAGCAGCTAATGATTCTTTTACCATCCTCGTGTGCATTGCAATTACTACCTTCGCGCGAGCGCGACCATGACTCTTTGGTCTTTGCCCGGGGTCACAGGCGCCCGGTGGTCCACGGTTGGTCCGACTGGCACTGTGCTAGCTGCTCCAATTATTCCTGCGCGCACGGCACCAAAGTACACGTGAACTTTGAACGGCACGGGCCAGGGGCCACGCTGCTGCTCCTGCGATCGCAGTGTCCAATTGGCTCGTTGGCTGCGCCCCCTCCCTCTGCGCTAGCGGCACCAAGAAAAGAAATGCCCTACCCGAGCACAGTGCACGGCGCGGCGTGTGCAGCTGCTGGGCGCGCACGTCGCTCCGTGATCCCCGCCATACAATCGGACGGGCGGAGGGCGCTGCGCCGCCCGCCACTTGGtccgtcgtcgccgctgcccCCTTTTCAATTCGCTCGCGCGCCCTGCTCCTCTCGTTTCCCACTCGCGCGCATTCCAGGCAGGCAGCACACGTCGGCGCCTGCCTCCCATGGAGATGGAGctgcgcgcggaggaggaggaggaggaggaggacggcgacgaCAAGCGCGGGCTGTGCAAGGGGAGGGGGCAGAGGGCGGCGGCCGTGCCCGcgcacggcggcagcggcaagggcggcgcctcctcctcctcctcgtcgttcgCGCGCCGGTGCGTGGGGCTCGTCAGGGAGCAGCGCGCGCGGCTGTACATCGCGCGCCGCTGCGTCACCATGCTGGCGTGGCGGGACACATCCTGAAGATCAGAAGATGCGGCGGTGGGTTTTGGCTCGACCATCGTGAATTCGTAATACGTGCTGGTTAGAGGTGGAACGCGGCTGTAGCGCCGCTGCCAACTTGTGATGGAGATAAATTTCAGCTATTCACCAAGTTTTATCCGTTCTCTGTTCTTCTTCttggtgtttttttttattGAAGGGCGTTTTGCCGCCTTCGAAATATAGTCATCTATTTGACTTTTCTTCCCAACTGTACTTTGGATCGGATGAAATGATGTGGTGAAGAGAAATGtgaaactattttttttttgaaaagctaaATGTGAAACTAATTAAGACTCCACGTTCCTCATGTATTTCTTGCATTGCGTATGATGAGCAACTACGGTGAAAAGTGAAAAAACACGGAGAAAACTGTGCCCACTTTAGCCTTCCAAATACGGTGTCTTCCAAATACGGTGCCCACGGAGAAAACACCATACAGGCGCTTCCAAATACGGTGGAGTCAGTACAAACAGCCATGCGTTTTGGATTTCTTGCAGCCATGTTGCTCTGCACTGTTGACTCCATCTCTGACGCCGTGCATGATAACTGGCACGCTGCTAAATGCCTAACTGGCATGTCCGCACGCGAGCATCCTGTCCTGTGTCCTCCGTGCTGCAACTTGCCGGCGGCCATTCATTCGCAGCAAAGGGAAAATAGGGCCGCTTGCTTGGACTGTTGTTGGATCATAAGtgataagagcatctccaacaaccTCTATAAAATTAGTTGGCTAGgtaaaaatagtaaaattgAGTTTAAAATCGGATTTAACAGACTCTTTTTtcatctactccctccgttccaaattataagtcattccaagaatcttggagggtcaaaccatctcaaagtttaaccaaaattatataaagaaacacaaagatttatgacatcaaatatgtatactatgaaaat containing:
- the LOC120665258 gene encoding putative laccase-11, encoding MAGGRRPRRLSPACLFLAAAVALLAMPGLAAARTRRYTFNVTMATVTRLCVTKSIPTVNGRFPGPKVVVREGDRLVVQVHNNINSNVTFHWHGVRQLRSGWADGPSYITQCPIRPGQSYAYDFRIVGQRGTLWWHAHFSWLRATLYGPLVILPPRGVPYPFPKPDREAPLMLGEWFNADPEAVIKQALRTGGGPNVSDAYTFNGLPGPTYNCSAAAGDAFRLRVRPGRTYMLRLVNAALNDELFFAVANHTLTVVGADASYVKPFAATTLVISPGQTMDVLLAAAASPPAPAFAIVVAPYTNTVGTFDNTTAVAALEYAPQGAAALRSLPAPALPLYNDTGAVANFSAKFRSLASARYPARVPRSVDRRFFFAVGLGADPCRSRVNGTCQGPNGTRFAASMNNVSFTMPKTSLLQAHYQRRYGGVLMANFPAAPPVLFNYTGAPPNNTFVTHGTRVVPLGFNTTVEVVLQDTSILGAESHPVHLHGYDFFVVGQGFGNYDAANDTARYNLVDPVQRNTVSVPTAGWVAIRFIADNPGIWIMHCHLDVHLSWGLAMAWLVNDGPLPNQKLPPPPSDIPKC